The proteins below are encoded in one region of Triticum aestivum cultivar Chinese Spring chromosome 1B, IWGSC CS RefSeq v2.1, whole genome shotgun sequence:
- the LOC543423 gene encoding thioredoxin H4-2, translating into MGGCVGKGRSIVEEKLDFKGGNVHVITTKEDWDQKIEEANKDGKIVVANFSASWCGPCRVIAPVYAEMSKTYPQLMFLTIDVDDLMDFSSTWDIRATPTFFFLKNGQQIDKLVGANKPELEKKVQALGDGS; encoded by the exons ATGGGGGGCTGTGTGGGCAAG GGTCGTAGCATTGTGGAAGAAAAGCTTGATTTCAAAGGTGGAAATGTGCATGTCATAACAACCAAAGAGGACTGGGACCAGAAGATTGAAGAAGCAAACAAGGATGGGAAAATT GTTGTAGCAAACTTCAGTGCTTCGTGGTGTGGGCCATGCCGTGTCATTGCACCTGTTTATGCCGAGATGTCCAAGACTTATCCTCAACTCATGTTCTTGACAATTGATGTTGATGACCTAATG GATTTCAGCTCAACATGGGACATCCGTGCAACCCCGACGTTCTTCTTCCTCAAAAACGGCCAGCAGATCGACAAGCTCGTCGGCGCCAACAAACCTGAGCTCGAGAAGAAAGTACAAGCTCTTGGTGATGGCAGTTGA